One window from the genome of Bdellovibrio sp. NC01 encodes:
- the ald gene encoding alanine dehydrogenase, whose translation MIIGVPKEIKISENRVGMTEAGVRQYVNEGHTVIVEKDAGIGSGITNEQYEKAGAKIIDSKKEVYAKADMIQKVKEPLPDEYELMRENQIIYTYLHLAAEPKLTKVLCERKVKAVAYETIQLDNGSLPLLTPMSEVAGRMATQIGAFYLQKDHGGKGILLGGVTGVKPGKVTIIGGGVVGTNAAKMAVGLGASVTILDVNTARLEYLDDVFQGRCMTLYSNPKNIEESVRESDLVIGGVLITGHKAPTLVSKEMISSMSKGSVVVDVAVDQGGCIETCRPTSHTNPTYEVDGVIHYCVPNMPGVAPRTSTYALTNVTTKYGLMLANMGVEDAVAKSPALMKGLNVYNGYVCYEPVAKDLHMEYRPYKA comes from the coding sequence ATGATTATCGGTGTTCCAAAGGAAATTAAAATTTCTGAGAACCGCGTAGGTATGACTGAAGCGGGTGTTCGTCAGTACGTGAACGAAGGCCACACAGTTATCGTTGAAAAAGATGCTGGTATTGGTTCTGGTATCACAAACGAACAATACGAAAAAGCTGGCGCGAAAATTATCGACAGCAAGAAAGAAGTGTACGCGAAAGCGGACATGATCCAAAAAGTTAAAGAACCACTTCCAGATGAATATGAGTTGATGAGAGAAAATCAAATCATCTACACATACCTTCACTTGGCTGCTGAACCAAAACTAACTAAAGTTCTTTGCGAACGTAAAGTTAAAGCGGTTGCTTACGAAACAATCCAATTGGACAACGGTTCATTGCCATTGTTGACTCCAATGTCTGAAGTTGCGGGCCGTATGGCGACGCAAATCGGTGCTTTCTACTTGCAAAAAGACCACGGCGGTAAGGGTATCCTTCTTGGTGGCGTGACTGGTGTTAAGCCAGGTAAAGTAACAATCATCGGTGGTGGTGTTGTTGGTACGAACGCTGCGAAAATGGCAGTAGGCCTTGGCGCTTCTGTAACTATCCTTGACGTAAACACAGCTCGTCTTGAATACCTTGACGACGTTTTCCAAGGTCGTTGCATGACTCTTTACTCAAACCCAAAAAATATCGAAGAATCAGTTCGTGAGTCTGATCTAGTTATCGGTGGTGTATTGATCACTGGTCACAAAGCTCCAACTCTTGTTTCTAAAGAGATGATTTCTTCTATGTCTAAAGGTTCAGTAGTTGTTGACGTTGCGGTTGACCAAGGTGGTTGTATCGAAACTTGCCGTCCAACTTCTCACACAAACCCAACATACGAAGTTGATGGCGTAATCCATTACTGCGTACCTAACATGCCAGGTGTTGCTCCAAGAACTTCTACTTACGCGTTGACTAACGTTACGACTAAGTACGGTTTGATGCTTGCAAACATGGGTGTTGAAGATGCTGTTGCGAAATCTCCAGCATTGATGAAAGGTTTGAACGTTTACAACGGTTACGTATGCTACGAGCCGGTTGCTAAAGACCTTCACATGGAATACCGCCCATACAAGGCGTAA
- a CDS encoding LysM peptidoglycan-binding domain-containing protein, whose translation MKNKKFSVLLTMIFCALLVNAHKVHAQEEAPPETSWDADPLDVLEPKKEHEVVEPTVPEFKEIPESGSTDSAPAIQHSDIAEPAPQDTQLAQPQQTVPATPAAPMGNDPDYAQEAKFNRIYKKYNEQPTSTEAWEKASGKRAAETYQVQKGNTLWDISTTFFGDPNFWPKIWSFNNGAIGNPHEIDPKMSIRFFAGDMSDAPTVELAEGSGEKDQLVDSSKTDASLAGVTIPAKKKKREPVLKTLPGSLPSKRFGIFLDEKPKVEVQVPPKVTSTGLEYLGYYLNDGPIAGVGVVTATELDLKSAGDFVYIYVRLDQGGGKDFVVEKNMAMIDDPTRKKRQAQMVEVQGQIEVLEKVNDQKNIYRAIVKKAIQPVEVGSLLIPGQLPMIDPRPSSLASGPGARIIGGQLGTNRSIFASNSLVFLDAGTNSGLQEGQTFGIFADEAVRNRQTDAIINDRQIGLAKIVKVSNGFATAYITSSTDDILKGDYVGQVVKSAKNMPVQDTPAADVGPAPSTNNSNDDLEKEFESLDSGPVQSAPSSGGTDDSDLEL comes from the coding sequence GTGAAGAACAAGAAGTTCTCAGTTTTATTGACGATGATTTTCTGTGCCTTGTTAGTGAATGCTCACAAGGTTCATGCACAAGAGGAAGCCCCACCTGAAACAAGTTGGGATGCAGATCCTTTAGACGTGCTTGAACCTAAAAAGGAACACGAGGTCGTTGAACCCACAGTTCCAGAATTCAAAGAAATTCCTGAATCAGGTTCAACAGATTCTGCGCCGGCGATCCAGCACTCTGATATTGCCGAGCCTGCACCGCAAGACACGCAGTTAGCTCAACCACAGCAAACGGTTCCTGCGACGCCTGCGGCTCCAATGGGTAACGATCCTGACTATGCTCAAGAGGCTAAGTTCAATCGCATCTACAAAAAGTATAACGAACAACCCACTTCAACAGAGGCGTGGGAAAAAGCTTCGGGTAAACGCGCTGCTGAAACTTATCAAGTTCAGAAGGGCAATACTCTGTGGGATATTTCGACAACGTTCTTTGGTGATCCAAACTTCTGGCCAAAAATTTGGTCATTCAATAATGGCGCTATTGGCAATCCGCATGAGATCGATCCGAAAATGTCGATTCGTTTCTTCGCCGGTGACATGTCAGATGCACCAACAGTGGAGTTAGCAGAAGGCTCTGGCGAAAAAGATCAATTGGTTGATTCTAGCAAAACCGATGCTTCATTAGCGGGTGTGACGATTCCTGCGAAAAAGAAAAAGCGCGAGCCGGTTTTAAAAACACTTCCTGGAAGTTTGCCATCAAAACGTTTTGGTATTTTCTTGGATGAAAAACCAAAAGTCGAAGTGCAAGTTCCACCGAAGGTGACAAGCACAGGCCTTGAGTATCTGGGTTACTATCTGAACGATGGCCCGATTGCAGGTGTGGGTGTTGTAACGGCGACGGAACTGGATTTGAAATCAGCCGGTGACTTTGTTTACATCTATGTGCGTTTGGATCAAGGTGGCGGTAAAGACTTTGTCGTGGAAAAAAACATGGCAATGATCGACGATCCGACTCGTAAGAAACGCCAAGCGCAGATGGTCGAAGTTCAAGGACAGATCGAAGTTCTTGAAAAAGTGAACGATCAAAAAAATATCTACAGAGCTATCGTGAAAAAAGCGATTCAGCCGGTGGAAGTCGGATCGTTGTTGATTCCGGGTCAATTGCCAATGATCGATCCTCGTCCAAGCTCTTTGGCATCTGGACCTGGCGCGCGAATCATCGGTGGTCAGTTGGGTACGAATCGTTCGATCTTTGCATCAAACTCTTTGGTGTTCTTGGATGCCGGGACAAATTCGGGTCTGCAAGAAGGTCAAACATTCGGTATTTTTGCAGATGAAGCAGTTCGCAACCGTCAAACGGATGCGATCATCAACGATCGTCAAATCGGTTTGGCGAAGATCGTTAAAGTCAGCAACGGCTTTGCGACGGCGTACATCACATCTTCAACAGATGACATCTTAAAAGGTGACTATGTTGGCCAGGTTGTGAAGAGCGCCAAGAACATGCCGGTACAGGATACGCCTGCGGCAGATGTTGGCCCCGCGCCATCAACAAATAACTCAAACGACGATTTAGAAAAAGAGTTTGAGAGTTTGGACAGCGGACCTGTGCAAAGCGCACCGTCGAGCGGCGGAACTGACGATTCCGATTTAGAACTTTAA
- a CDS encoding tol-pal system YbgF family protein: MKQLRLFAATVFLSLPLVVNAKSNNTSHKASYKEIKEQQLLVELTGKDISKESDMNLYAEMVSAYEADDEIAFKSRMQSLLSRFPSSSYADNALYLAGRLAVNHNNYPEAIRYFGRVEKEYPKSDKVTAATFAKAMTYKKMNLGEFAKRSLVEVRAKYPGSPESFRANAELKMLN, encoded by the coding sequence ATGAAGCAACTTAGACTTTTCGCAGCAACCGTATTTTTAAGCCTACCGTTGGTCGTAAACGCCAAGTCAAATAACACGTCTCACAAGGCATCTTACAAAGAAATCAAAGAACAGCAACTACTCGTTGAGCTTACTGGAAAAGACATTTCGAAAGAAAGTGATATGAACCTGTATGCTGAAATGGTGAGCGCTTATGAAGCGGATGATGAAATTGCATTTAAGAGCCGCATGCAAAGCTTGCTCAGCCGCTTTCCAAGCAGTTCTTACGCCGACAACGCCTTGTATCTTGCAGGTCGCTTGGCTGTGAATCACAACAACTATCCAGAAGCGATTCGTTATTTCGGTCGCGTTGAAAAAGAATATCCAAAGAGTGACAAAGTCACTGCCGCGACATTTGCAAAAGCAATGACGTACAAAAAAATGAACTTGGGTGAATTCGCAAAACGTTCATTGGTCGAAGTTAGAGCAAAATATCCAGGCAGCCCTGAATCATTCAGAGCGAACGCTGAATTAAAGATGTTGAACTAG
- a CDS encoding ComEC/Rec2 family competence protein, with protein MIILLLLALTLGNSNSSLLLEKTSDIAAIFHRNCVQILPTESVNPKTLSSLLCGENITENSLKQNLIKTSLIHIFVISGSHLILLDELLSILKIPLFVRFIFLTGYSLATGWQAPAVRALIALATRTFFKFYKWPFSSDLTILCAGMITLCLYPAWWNSLSLLMSWCAALALCWTSVLRIRENFWRTFLSQLAIFLFMSLPLLGIGNLHPLSVIFNLLLAPVVSFVLLPLAFLSVLIHPLLKVFDFVMALFSTTLNVFSDPITVTAGERTSIGFLWLWIFAWHVIFHFLRLKIYQGRDHARE; from the coding sequence ATGATCATTCTACTTCTTCTTGCTTTGACATTAGGCAATTCAAATTCTTCACTCTTGCTCGAAAAGACGTCAGATATTGCGGCAATCTTTCATCGAAATTGTGTACAGATTCTGCCGACAGAGTCTGTAAATCCTAAAACTCTGTCATCACTTCTGTGTGGTGAAAACATCACAGAAAATTCTCTGAAACAAAATCTGATCAAGACTTCGCTCATTCACATCTTTGTTATTTCAGGGTCGCACTTAATTTTGCTTGATGAGCTTTTGAGCATTTTAAAAATTCCACTCTTTGTAAGATTCATTTTTTTGACCGGCTATTCGCTGGCGACAGGCTGGCAAGCGCCTGCGGTTCGCGCACTGATTGCCTTAGCAACGCGCACATTTTTTAAATTTTATAAGTGGCCCTTCTCGTCTGACTTAACCATCTTATGTGCTGGAATGATCACTCTATGTTTGTATCCCGCATGGTGGAATTCGCTGTCACTATTGATGAGTTGGTGTGCGGCCCTTGCCTTATGTTGGACGAGTGTTCTAAGAATTCGTGAAAACTTTTGGCGCACGTTTCTGTCACAGCTTGCGATTTTTCTGTTCATGAGTTTACCGCTTTTAGGGATTGGCAATCTGCATCCTTTAAGCGTGATCTTTAATCTTTTGCTGGCGCCAGTCGTGTCGTTTGTTTTGCTGCCGCTGGCTTTCTTAAGTGTGTTGATTCATCCCTTATTAAAAGTTTTCGACTTTGTGATGGCTTTGTTTTCCACAACGTTAAATGTATTTTCAGATCCAATCACTGTAACTGCTGGCGAACGCACCTCCATTGGATTTTTGTGGTTGTGGATTTTCGCGTGGCACGTGATCTTTCATTTTTTACGATTAAAAATTTACCAAGGACGTGATCATGCGCGTGAATAA
- a CDS encoding C1 family peptidase produces MKLLSAALVFIFSIVTSITAFAGAPACRSVFALTFDETPWGQLRPDFNHNNKYTLEIKQEAPIKNQCNLGTCHLHAWLTVLENSYTAKTGQSIPLDNHYESAQHLLKRSIEQLYNKDQKADIALGAGPLPSKMNIQEFGLVPAGVWAPKTEFYVQPNSGKYTEYLENIIARTKLLREQAKTEDEQKAVNKLGEQQIRQLFKAIVGDLPQTFVYDGQTYTPKSFGEAYFKFFEQSWVQVIINVNRKVKSNQTTFKNSDAQITMPLDRVQASAKALLDAGQTVFLSYEHHAEYVDKATGIISIKAFYIPEFAKPLTRQERATFNKNDGGHAVEIVGYDADPITGEIIKWKIKNSWGTKSGDQGYYHMYNDYFRAFAKSITYQRPTATITIQMNKPTQQ; encoded by the coding sequence ATGAAATTACTGTCAGCGGCTCTAGTTTTTATTTTCAGCATTGTGACTTCAATAACGGCCTTTGCGGGGGCACCGGCGTGTCGTTCGGTCTTTGCTTTAACTTTTGATGAAACTCCGTGGGGACAGCTTCGTCCTGATTTCAATCACAACAATAAATACACCCTTGAAATCAAACAGGAAGCACCGATTAAAAATCAATGCAATCTTGGAACATGTCATCTGCATGCGTGGCTGACTGTTTTAGAAAATTCTTACACGGCAAAAACAGGTCAATCGATTCCGCTCGATAATCACTATGAAAGCGCGCAACATCTTTTGAAGCGCTCGATCGAACAGCTTTACAATAAAGACCAAAAAGCAGATATCGCACTAGGTGCAGGTCCACTGCCCTCTAAAATGAACATTCAAGAGTTTGGTTTAGTACCCGCTGGCGTTTGGGCTCCAAAAACTGAATTTTATGTTCAGCCCAATTCAGGAAAATACACAGAGTATTTAGAAAACATCATCGCCCGCACAAAGCTTTTGCGCGAACAAGCGAAGACCGAAGACGAACAGAAAGCCGTCAATAAATTGGGTGAACAACAAATCCGTCAGCTTTTTAAAGCCATCGTCGGCGACTTGCCACAAACTTTTGTCTATGACGGTCAAACCTACACACCGAAGAGTTTCGGTGAAGCTTATTTTAAATTCTTTGAACAATCGTGGGTTCAAGTGATCATCAACGTGAACCGCAAAGTGAAATCAAACCAAACGACTTTTAAAAACAGCGATGCGCAGATCACAATGCCTTTGGATAGAGTGCAAGCTTCAGCTAAGGCCCTATTAGACGCAGGACAAACGGTGTTCTTGTCGTATGAACATCACGCCGAATATGTCGACAAAGCAACCGGCATCATTTCAATCAAAGCTTTTTATATTCCCGAATTTGCAAAACCACTGACACGTCAGGAACGCGCGACTTTCAATAAAAACGATGGCGGTCACGCGGTAGAAATCGTGGGCTACGACGCTGATCCAATCACAGGTGAAATTATAAAGTGGAAAATTAAAAATAGCTGGGGCACCAAATCTGGCGATCAAGGTTATTACCACATGTACAACGACTACTTCCGCGCGTTCGCGAAAAGTATCACGTACCAGCGCCCTACTGCGACGATCACAATTCAAATGAACAAACCAACGCAGCAATAA
- a CDS encoding ComEC/Rec2 family competence protein — MRVNNLPALLCFLIVSLSASPARDLLAHSYFVVWNVGQGQWTTAIDAETCRHFDMGGEFFPLRRLKALCSSKRNEIFLSHWDWDHIGGLAKWRLDSCIVMPPLGKTSERKKLLIEKFTPCGSKSDSAEKTSTTKFLCVDSKRNSNCETSLYAWKPTIAKNTNEQSQVISFKEFLIPGDSPKTEEVYWENQPWVAHNKVLILGHHGSRTSTSSELLDRMPRLTMAIASARWQRYQHPHAETVALLRKRHVALLRTEDWGNLWFEL, encoded by the coding sequence ATGCGCGTGAATAACCTGCCCGCGCTTTTGTGTTTCTTGATCGTGTCACTTAGCGCCAGTCCTGCGCGCGATCTTTTGGCGCATTCTTATTTCGTCGTGTGGAATGTGGGACAAGGTCAGTGGACAACCGCAATTGATGCGGAAACGTGTCGACACTTTGATATGGGCGGCGAGTTCTTTCCTTTGCGCCGTTTGAAAGCTTTATGTTCTTCAAAACGCAATGAGATTTTCTTAAGTCATTGGGATTGGGATCATATCGGTGGGCTTGCGAAATGGCGTTTGGATTCTTGTATCGTGATGCCACCGCTTGGGAAAACTTCTGAACGCAAAAAACTCTTGATAGAGAAATTCACTCCCTGTGGCTCAAAGAGCGACTCGGCAGAGAAAACAAGTACGACGAAGTTTCTTTGCGTAGATTCAAAAAGAAATTCAAATTGTGAAACCTCCCTCTATGCTTGGAAACCAACGATCGCGAAAAATACCAATGAGCAAAGCCAAGTTATTTCCTTTAAAGAATTCCTGATTCCCGGGGATTCTCCTAAAACAGAAGAGGTCTATTGGGAAAATCAGCCGTGGGTTGCGCACAACAAGGTTCTGATCCTGGGCCACCATGGCAGCCGCACTAGCACTTCATCTGAGCTTTTGGATAGAATGCCGCGTTTGACCATGGCTATCGCGTCGGCGCGCTGGCAACGTTATCAGCATCCCCATGCGGAAACGGTGGCATTGCTTCGTAAACGCCACGTAGCGCTTCTTCGCACGGAAGACTGGGGTAATCTGTGGTTTGAGCTCTAA